The DNA sequence GCGTAGGCGAACACCACGCCCTGCACGATCAGCACCATCGGCAGCAGCCCGGCCGGGAAGATCCCGCCGTGCCCGGTGATCAGCTGCGGCCCGCCCGCGACGCCGTCGATCGGCGTGCGCGTCACCAGCAGCACGATCCCGATCACCATGAACAGCACCAGCGCGGCGACCTTGACGATGGCGAACCAGAACTCCATCTCGCCGAACAGCTTCACCGACACCAGGTTCAGCGTCAGCACGACGGCGAGCGCGATCAGCGCGAGCACCCACTGCGGGATCGGCGAGAAGAACGACCAGAAGTGCGCGTAGAGCGCGATGGCCGTGATGTCGGCGATGCCCGTGGTCGACCAGTTCAGGAAGTGCATCCAGCCGGCGACGTACGCGCCCTTCTCGCCCATGAACTCCCGCGCGTAGGAGACGAACGCGCCGCTCGAAGGCCGGTACAGGATGAGCTCGCCGAGCGCGCGGACCACGAAGAACGCGAAGAGGCCGCAGACGGCGTAGACGATCGCCAGCGCCGGCCCGGCCTGGGCGAGCCGGCCGCCCGCGCCGAGGAACAGGCCGGTGCCGATGGCCCCGCCGATCGCGATCATGTTCACGTGCCGCGGCTTCAGGGCCTTGCTGTAACCGGCGTCGCCCGCGTCGGTGGCGGTCTCCGGGGTGAGGGTCTGTTCGGTCAAGGTGCTACTCGTCCCCGTTCACGATGCTGGTCAAGGTGTTTTCGACGTGCCGCAGGTGGGCCGTCATGGCCTCGACCGCGGCGGCTTCCGAGCCCTCGGCGATCGCCGTGACGATCTCGCGGTGCTCGATGTTCGACCGGTGACGGCGGTCGCCGAGCTGGTTGAGGAAGGCGGATTGGCGGGCCAGCGCGTCCCGGATCTCCTCGATCACCTTCCCGAACACGGGGTTGCCCGACGCCTGGGCGATGGTGATGTGGAACAGCGAGTCCAGCGCGACCCACGCGGTGTTGTCGGTCTCGGCGGCCATCCGCTCGACGAGGTGGCCGAGCAGGTCGAGGTCGTCGGCGGAGCGCCGCAGCGCCGCGTACCCGGCGACCGGGATCTCGACGTGGCGGCGCACCTCGATCAGGTCGCGGGCCGAGTACGGCCCGAACACCGGGTGCTCGGCGGGCCCGGTCGCGGTGACGAAGGTGCCCTTGCCGGACTTCGACTCGGTGAGCCCGAGCGCCTGCAGCCCGCGCAGCGCCTCCCGGACCACCGAGCGGCTGACCTCGAACTCCTTGCCCAGCGCGGCCTCGGACGGGAGCTTGTCGCCGACGGCGTACTCGCCGCGTTCGATCTGACGGCGCAGGTGGGCCAGCACGGCTTCCATGGCGCTCACCCGCCGCGGACCGGCTGTCCGGCTGTCGGACAGGTTCATGGATCGGATGCTCGGTCCCGGCCGGGGCGGTGTCAACGCGGGACGACGCGCTTGTGGCTCACCTCACCGGTCACCGTGACAACCGGACAGAAGTTCACCAGGTCGTTGACGAGCGCAAACGGGTGACCGTAGCGTTGCGCAGCGTCAAGCTGACAACGTTGTCGCACGTCACCGGCGAAGGGCGGGCCATGGCCGCGCGGAAGATCCTGACCCTGCTCGGCGCGGTGGCCCTGGCGGCGACGGCGTTCGCGACGCCCGCCGCGGCCGGCGTCGAGCTGGTCGCCGACCCGGCGTCCTACGTCGATCCGCTGATCGGCAGCACCAACGCGGGCAACACCTACCCCGGCGCGACGACGCCGTTCGGGATGATCGCCTGGAGCCCGACCACGACGAAGGGGCTGCAGAACGGGACCGGTGCCGCCGGCGGCTACCAGTACGACGTCACGCGGGTGCGCGGCTTCAGCCTCACCCACCTCAACGGCACCGGCTGCACACCCGGCGCGTCCGGCGACGTGCCGATCATGCCGTTCCCCGGCGCCGTCCTGTCCTCGCCGTCGGCCGACCGCACCGACCAGGTCTTCGCCAGCGACTTCTCGCACGCCGACGAGACCGCCGAGCCGGGCCACTACGGCGTCGGCCTGGCCAACGGCGTCGGCGTAAACCTCACCACCACCGACCGGGCCGGGCTCGGCCGCTTCACCTTCCCCGCGGACAAGCCCGCGAACCTGCTCTTCCGGACGTCGAACTCGCTGCCGGGCAGCTCGAACGCCTCGATCAGCATCGACGCGGCGCACCGGCGGGTGACCGGCTCGGTCGACTCGGGCGGCTTCTGCGGCCGCACCACCGGCGGCGAGGAGAACCAGCGCTCCTACTACACGCTGCACTTCAGCGTCACCTTCGACCAGCCGATCACCGGCCAGGGCACCTGGGTCGACGGCACCCTGCGGCCCGGCACGAGCAGCGCGACCGGCGGCGAGGGCTTCACCGACGCCGCACGCGTCGGCAAGGGCTCGGGCGGCTACGTCGGCTTCGACGCGAGCAAGGGCCCGGTCACCGCGCGGATCGGCATCTCCTACGTCAGCGCCGCGAACGCCCAGCGCAACGCCGACGCGGAGGTACCGGCGAACCGGTCGTTCGACAGCGTTCGCGCGTCGGCCCGGAAGGCGTGGCAGGACCAGCTGACGAAGATCGAGCTCGGCGGCGGCACGCACGCGCAGCTCACGACGTTCTACACCGCGCTCTACCACGCGCTGCAGCAGCCGAGCCTCGCCAGCGACGTCACGGGGGAGTACCTCGGCAGCGACCGGAAGGTCCACCGGCTCGCGAAGGGCCAGCACGCGCAGTACGGCACGTTCTCCGGCTGGGACGTCTACCGGGGGCAGGTCCAGCTGCTCGCGTTCCTCGACCCGGCCCGGGCGGGCGACTACGCCCAATCCCTCTACAACTTCGCCGGGCAGAACGGCGGGGAATGGGATCGGTGGCTGCACAACAACGGCGGCACGCACGTGATGTCCGGCGACCCGTCGGCGCCGGCGCTGGCCGGGATGTACGCCTTCGGCGCCCGCGGCTTCGACGTCCAAGGCGCCTTCGGCTCGCTGGCCCGCGCGGCCACCGTGCCGACCGCGAACGACACCCGCGACGCCGGCTGCCCGATCCAGTGCATCGGCCAGCGGCCGGGCCTGGCCGACTACCTGAAGCTGCACTACGCGCCGGACGACGCCTGCCACTGCTGGGGCTCGGCCGCCGAGACGCTCGAAGACTCCGTCGCCGACTTCGCGTTGTCGGACTGGGCGTCCCGCATCGGCCGTGACCCTTCCGCGTTCCTCGCGCGCTCCGGTTACTGGCGCAACCTGGTCAACCCGCGGGCGAGCGCGGACGGCCCGTACGTCCAGGCCCGCAAGGCCGACGGCTCGTGGGTGACGCCGTTCCAGCCGTCGACCGACACCGGCTTCGTCGAGGGCAGTAGCGCGCAGTACACGTGGATGGCCTCGCACGACGTCGCCGGCGTGGTCGGCGGCCTGGGTGGTGCGCCCGCCGCGCTGAAGCGCCTCGACGGCTTCTTCCACGACGCGGCCGGCGACTGGGCGCTGTCGGGTGCCGACGACGTCCACTACAACCCGGGCAACGAGCCGGACATCAACGCGCCCTGGCTGTACGACTACCTCGGCCGGCCGTGGCAGACGCAGCAGACGGTCCGCCGGATCGTGAACACGATCTACGGCCCGGGCACCGGCGGCCTGCCCGGCAACGACGACCTCGGCACCATGTCGGCGTGGTACGTCTTCGCCACGCTCGGCATGTTCCCGCAGGTCCCGAGCCGCGCGGACCTCGTGCTGGCGTCCCCGCTGTTCCCGCGCGCGGTCGTCCACCGCGGCAACGGCGCGACGATCACGGTCGAGGCCCCGCGCGCCTCGGCGGACACGTACTACGTCCAGGGCGTGCGCGTGAACGGCTCGCCGACGTCCAAGCCGTGGGTGGCGGAGTCGTTCGTCGCGAACGGCGGCACGATCACCTACGACCTGTCCACGACGCCGAACCCGTCGTGGGGCACGGCGCCCGCGGACGCCCCGCCGCAGGCCGCGCTCCCGGCGTTTCACCCGGACGTGGCCGCCCCGGGCGTCACGCCCAAGCCGTTCCGACCCCTCGTCACCCCCGCCGGCTGACGCTCCGGGTGACCGCCCGGCAGCACCGCGTGCCGTGATCATCACCGCCCGAAGCGGTGGCGCGTCGCACCGCCCGAACGGCTCCGGCGAGGAGCAGAATCGAGCGCGGCGAGCACCTGCGCGGGCCACTCGAGCCACGGGTTAGGGTGAGTGACCCGCGCGCAGCCGGTCCCACCGATCTAGGGGAGGTTTTCGCTGGTGTCGAACGATTCCTTCGTCCACCTGCACGTCCACACCGAGTACTCGATGCTCGACGGTGCGGCGAAGATCGCTCCCCTCTTCGCGGAGGCGGCGCGCCTCGGCATGCCCGCGGTCGGCATGACCGACCACGGCAACATGTACGGCGGCGACGAGTTCTACCAACAGTCGAAGAAACACGGCATCAAGCCGATCATCGGCATCGAGGCCTACGTCGCGCCGGAGAGCCGCTTCCACAAGAAGCCGGTCTTCTGGGGACAGCAGAACCAGCGCGGATCCGACGAGCTGGGTGAGGGCGGCGACGTCTCGGGCGCCGGCGCGTACACCCACATGACGATGCTCGCGCAGAACGCCACCGGCCTGCGGAACCTGTTCAAGCTGTCCTCGCTGGCCAGCATGCAGGGTTACTACCGCAAGCCCCGGATGGACCGCGAGCTGATCTCGGAGAACCACTCCGGGATCATCGCGACCACCGGCTGCCCGTCGGGCGAGGTGCAGACCCGGCTGCGGCTGGGCCAGAAGGAAGCGGCGATCCAGGCCGCGTCCGACTACAAGGACATCTTCGGCGCCGACAACTTCTTCCTCGAGCTGATGGACCACGGACTGCCGATCGAGCGGTCGGTCCGCGAGGGCCTCCTCGAGGTCGGCCGGCTGCTCGACCTCAAGCCGATCGCGACGAACGACTCGCACTACGTCACCAAGGACCAGGCCGACACGCACTCGGCGCTGCTGTGCGTCCAGGCCGGCAAGACCCTCAACGACCCGACCCGGTTCAAGTTCGACGGTGACGGCTACTACCTCAAGGCCGCCGCCGAGATGCGCGAGTACTGGGACAAGGAAGTCCCCGGCGCGTCGGACAACACGCTGCTGATCGCCGAGCGCATCGAGTCCTACGAGGACGTCTACTCGCACAAGGACCGGCTGCCGTTCTTCGAGGTGCCCGAGGGCTACGACCAGGGCGGCTGGCTGCGCGAAGAGGTCGCGAAGGGCCTGGCCTGGCGGTTCCCCGCCGGTCCGCCCGAGGGCTACGACGAGCGGATCGAGAAGGAGCTCGACGTCATCATCGGGAAGGGCTTCCCGGCCTACTTCCTGATCGTCGCCGACCTCATCAGCTACGCCCGCCGCGTCGGCATCCGCGTCGGCCCCGGCCGTGGTTCGGCCGCCGGTTCGCTGGTCGCGTACGTGCTCGGTATCACCAACCTGGACCCGATCCCGCAGAAGCTGCTGTTCGAGCGGTTCCTGAACCCCGAGCGCGTCTCGATGCCCGACATCGACATCGACTTCGACGACCGCCGCCGCGGCGAGATGATCCGGTACGCGACCGACAAGTACGGCGTCGACAAGGTCGCCCAGGTCATCACCTTCGGCACCATTAAGACCAAAGCGGCGATCAAGGACTCGGCGCGGGTCCACTTCGGCCAGCCGGGGTACGCGATCGCGGACAAGATCTCCAAGGCGCTGCCGCCGCCGATCATGGCGAAGGACATCCCGCTCTCGGGCATCGTCGACAGCAAGCACGAGCGCTTCGGCGAGGCCGCCGAGGTCCGCGCGCTGGTCGAGACGGACGAAGAGTGCAAGACGATCTTCGACACCGCCCGCGGTCTCGAGGGCCTGATCCGCAACGCGGGCGTGCACGCCTGCGCGGTCATCATGTCGTGCGACCCGCTGACCGACGCGATCCCGCTCTGGCAGCGGGACGACGGCTCGATCATCACCGGCTGGGACTACCCGTCGTGCGAGGCCATCGGCCTGCTGAAGATGGACTTCCTGGGCCTGCGGAACCTGACGGTCATCGGTGACGCGATCGACAACATCAAGACCAACCGCGGGATCGACATCGACCTCGACACCCTGGGCGTCGAGGACAAGGAGACCTACAAACTGCTCGCCCGCGGCGACACGCTCGGCGTGTTCCAGCTGGACGGCGGGCCCATGCGCGACCTGCTCCGCCGCATGGAGCCCACGGTGTTCGACGACATCGTCGCGGTCGGCGCGCTCTACCGCCCCGGTCCGATGGGCATGAACGCGCACAACGACTACGCCGACCGCAAGAACAACCGGCAGAAGGTCAAGCCGATCCACCCGGAGCTCGACGAGCCGCTGCGGGAGATCCTGGCCGACACCTACGGCCTGATCGTGTACCAAGAGCAGATCATGCACATCGGCCAGAAGGTGGCCGGGTACACGATGGGGCGCGCGGACGTGCTCCGCCGCGCGATGGGCAAGAAGAAGAAGGAAGTCCTCGACCTCGAGTACGACGGCTTCGAGGCCGGCATGAAGGCCAGCCCGCTGCTCGACGGCGGGTTCTCCGCCGAGGCCGTCAAGGCGCTCTGGGACACGATCCTCCCGTTCGCCGGGTACGCGTTCAACAAGAGCCACGCGGCCGCGTACGGCCTGATCTCCTACTGGACCGCCTACCTGAAGGCTAACTTCACGCCGGAGTACATGGCCGCGCTGCTCACGTCGGTCGGCGACAACAAGGACAAGTCGGCGGTCTACCTCTCCGAGTGCCGCCGGCTCGGCATCAAGGTGCTGCCGCCGGACGTCAACGAGTCGGCCCTGCGGTTCGCGGCCGTCGGGGAGGACATCCGCTTCGGCATGGGCGCGGTCCGCAACGTCGGCGCGAACGTCGTCGAGTCGATCATCAAGACCCGCGCGGAGAAGGGCAAGTACTCCACCTTCACCGACTTCCTCGACAAGTCCGAGCTCGTGGTCTGCAACAAGCGGGTCATCGAGTCGCTGATCAAGGCGGGCGGGTTCGACTCGCTCGGCTACACGCGGCTCTCGATGATCCAGGTCCACGAAGACGCGGTCGAAGCCGTCGTCCCGCTCAAGCGCCAGGAGGCGATGGGCCAGTTCGACCTGTTCGGCTTCGGCGGGGAAGACGGGGATGACAGCGCCGCAGCGGTTTCTTCGTCGCCGCTCGCGCACCTGAAGTTCGGCGAGGAGGAGTACCCGCGCAAGCAGCTGCTCGCCTACGAGCGCGAGATGCTCGGCCTGTACGTCTCGGCCCACCCGCTGGACGGCGCCGAGCGGATCCTGCGCAAGCACGCCCCGAAGCCGATCGCCGGCATCCTCGCCGACCCGCCCAAGGAGGGCGAGCTCGTCATCTCCGGGCTGATCACGTCGCTCGAGCGACGGGTCAACAAGAAGGGCGAGCCCTGGGCGATCTGCACCGTCGAGGACATGGACGCCTCGCTCGAGGTGCTCTTCTTCCCGAAGTCGTACGCGCTGTTCTCGAGTGAGCTGATCGAGGACAACGCGGTGCTGGTCAAGGGCCGCGTCAACTGGCGCGAAGACAAGATGTCCATCTTCGGCGGCGGCCTCGCGACGCTGGACCTGTCCGAGGTCGGCACGGGCAACGGCGACGACGAACCGCCGCTGGTCCTGCTGGCCGCGGCGGAGAAGATCGACCAGTCGGTGGTGAGCGAGCTGCGCTCCACGCTGCTCGCGCACAAGGGCGAGACGATGGTCCACCTCAAGCTGGTGGGGCGGAACCAGACGGTGTTCGCGCTCAACGACTACCCGGTCAAGGTCAGCTCGATGCTGATCGGCGAGCTCAAGGGCATCCGCGGGATCACCGCGTCCACCTGAGCAGGGCTTGCGACAGGGCCGGACCCGCGGGCACAACGCGCGCGGATCCGGCCCTTCGTGTTTGCTGGACGGGATGACTTCGTACGAACCCGATCCCCGCCGCTGGAAAGCGCTGGCCGTCTCCCTGACGGCCGGGTTCATGGGCCTGCTCGACGTCAGCATCGTCAACGTCGCGCTGCCGTCGATCCAGCGTGACCTGGGCGCGAGCGCCGGCGGGATCCGCTGGGTCGTCTCGGGCTACGCGCTGGCGTTCGGCCTGGTCCTGGTCACCGGCGGCCGCCTCGGCGACGCGTTCGGCCGCCGGAAGATGTTCCTCGGCGCCCTCGCGGCGTTCGTCGCCACCAGTGCCCTGGCCGGTGCGGCCCCGAACGAGACGACGCTGGTGCTCGCCCGGCTCGCCCAGGGCATCGCGGCGGGCATGCTCACCCCGCAGAACACCGGCCTGATCCAGGACCTCTTCCGCGGTCCCGAGCGCGGCCGCGCGTTCGGTGTGTTCGGCGCCGTCGTCGGCATCTCGACGGCGGTCGGCCCGATCCTCGGCGGCGTGATCCTCGCCGTCTTCGGTGATCCGGACGGCTGGCGCTGGGTGTTCTACGTCAACGTCCCGATCGGCGTGCTCGCCTTCGGCCTGGCGCTGCGGCTGCTGCCGCGCAGCGGGAAGAGCGAGCTCCGGCTGCGCTCGGCGATCGACTTCGTCGGGATCCTGCTGCTCGCCGTCGCGGTCCTCGGCGTGCTGCTCCCGGTGGTGGAGTCCGACAACGGCGGCCCGGCCCGGCTGTGGTGGATGTTCGTCGTCGCGCTCGTCTTCGGCGCCGCCTTCGTGCGCTGGGAGCACTCGCTGGTCCGGCGCGGCCGGTCGCCGCTGCTGGACACCCGGCTGTTCACCGGCACCCCGGGTTACGCCACGGGTGCCGCCGTGGGCGCGCTCTACTTCTGCGGGTTCGCCGGGATCTGGCTGGTCTTCGCGATGTTCTTCCAGCAGGGCCTCGGCTACACCCCGCTGCAGTCCGGGCTGTCGGTGACGCCGTTCGCGCTCGGCTCGGCGGTGGCCGCGGCCGTCGCCGGGCGGCTGGTGCCGCGCTTCGGACGCAAGCTCACCGTCACCGGACTGGTACTGGTCGCCCTCGGCCTGCTGGTCGTCGCGCTGCTGGCCCAACTGGTCCCGCCCGCGTCCGCGGGATGGGCGTTCGCGGTGCCGCTGGTGCTGGCCGGGGTCGGCGGCGGCATGGTGATCTCGCCGAACACGACGTTGACCCTGGAGTGCGTCCCGGTCCGGATGGCCGGCGTCGCGGGCGGCGCGCTGCAGACCGGGCAGCGGATCGGCACGGCGATCGGCACTGCCGTGCTCGCGTCGGTCTTCGGCGCGGTCGTCGGGACGGCGGGGGACTACCAGGTGGCGCTCACCGTCGCCCTCTGTTGCGCGGCCGTCCTGACGTG is a window from the Amycolatopsis sp. NBC_00355 genome containing:
- a CDS encoding FadR/GntR family transcriptional regulator yields the protein MEAVLAHLRRQIERGEYAVGDKLPSEAALGKEFEVSRSVVREALRGLQALGLTESKSGKGTFVTATGPAEHPVFGPYSARDLIEVRRHVEIPVAGYAALRRSADDLDLLGHLVERMAAETDNTAWVALDSLFHITIAQASGNPVFGKVIEEIRDALARQSAFLNQLGDRRHRSNIEHREIVTAIAEGSEAAAVEAMTAHLRHVENTLTSIVNGDE
- a CDS encoding GH92 family glycosyl hydrolase, which produces MTVALRSVKLTTLSHVTGEGRAMAARKILTLLGAVALAATAFATPAAAGVELVADPASYVDPLIGSTNAGNTYPGATTPFGMIAWSPTTTKGLQNGTGAAGGYQYDVTRVRGFSLTHLNGTGCTPGASGDVPIMPFPGAVLSSPSADRTDQVFASDFSHADETAEPGHYGVGLANGVGVNLTTTDRAGLGRFTFPADKPANLLFRTSNSLPGSSNASISIDAAHRRVTGSVDSGGFCGRTTGGEENQRSYYTLHFSVTFDQPITGQGTWVDGTLRPGTSSATGGEGFTDAARVGKGSGGYVGFDASKGPVTARIGISYVSAANAQRNADAEVPANRSFDSVRASARKAWQDQLTKIELGGGTHAQLTTFYTALYHALQQPSLASDVTGEYLGSDRKVHRLAKGQHAQYGTFSGWDVYRGQVQLLAFLDPARAGDYAQSLYNFAGQNGGEWDRWLHNNGGTHVMSGDPSAPALAGMYAFGARGFDVQGAFGSLARAATVPTANDTRDAGCPIQCIGQRPGLADYLKLHYAPDDACHCWGSAAETLEDSVADFALSDWASRIGRDPSAFLARSGYWRNLVNPRASADGPYVQARKADGSWVTPFQPSTDTGFVEGSSAQYTWMASHDVAGVVGGLGGAPAALKRLDGFFHDAAGDWALSGADDVHYNPGNEPDINAPWLYDYLGRPWQTQQTVRRIVNTIYGPGTGGLPGNDDLGTMSAWYVFATLGMFPQVPSRADLVLASPLFPRAVVHRGNGATITVEAPRASADTYYVQGVRVNGSPTSKPWVAESFVANGGTITYDLSTTPNPSWGTAPADAPPQAALPAFHPDVAAPGVTPKPFRPLVTPAG
- the dnaE gene encoding DNA polymerase III subunit alpha, which translates into the protein MSNDSFVHLHVHTEYSMLDGAAKIAPLFAEAARLGMPAVGMTDHGNMYGGDEFYQQSKKHGIKPIIGIEAYVAPESRFHKKPVFWGQQNQRGSDELGEGGDVSGAGAYTHMTMLAQNATGLRNLFKLSSLASMQGYYRKPRMDRELISENHSGIIATTGCPSGEVQTRLRLGQKEAAIQAASDYKDIFGADNFFLELMDHGLPIERSVREGLLEVGRLLDLKPIATNDSHYVTKDQADTHSALLCVQAGKTLNDPTRFKFDGDGYYLKAAAEMREYWDKEVPGASDNTLLIAERIESYEDVYSHKDRLPFFEVPEGYDQGGWLREEVAKGLAWRFPAGPPEGYDERIEKELDVIIGKGFPAYFLIVADLISYARRVGIRVGPGRGSAAGSLVAYVLGITNLDPIPQKLLFERFLNPERVSMPDIDIDFDDRRRGEMIRYATDKYGVDKVAQVITFGTIKTKAAIKDSARVHFGQPGYAIADKISKALPPPIMAKDIPLSGIVDSKHERFGEAAEVRALVETDEECKTIFDTARGLEGLIRNAGVHACAVIMSCDPLTDAIPLWQRDDGSIITGWDYPSCEAIGLLKMDFLGLRNLTVIGDAIDNIKTNRGIDIDLDTLGVEDKETYKLLARGDTLGVFQLDGGPMRDLLRRMEPTVFDDIVAVGALYRPGPMGMNAHNDYADRKNNRQKVKPIHPELDEPLREILADTYGLIVYQEQIMHIGQKVAGYTMGRADVLRRAMGKKKKEVLDLEYDGFEAGMKASPLLDGGFSAEAVKALWDTILPFAGYAFNKSHAAAYGLISYWTAYLKANFTPEYMAALLTSVGDNKDKSAVYLSECRRLGIKVLPPDVNESALRFAAVGEDIRFGMGAVRNVGANVVESIIKTRAEKGKYSTFTDFLDKSELVVCNKRVIESLIKAGGFDSLGYTRLSMIQVHEDAVEAVVPLKRQEAMGQFDLFGFGGEDGDDSAAAVSSSPLAHLKFGEEEYPRKQLLAYEREMLGLYVSAHPLDGAERILRKHAPKPIAGILADPPKEGELVISGLITSLERRVNKKGEPWAICTVEDMDASLEVLFFPKSYALFSSELIEDNAVLVKGRVNWREDKMSIFGGGLATLDLSEVGTGNGDDEPPLVLLAAAEKIDQSVVSELRSTLLAHKGETMVHLKLVGRNQTVFALNDYPVKVSSMLIGELKGIRGITAST
- a CDS encoding MFS transporter yields the protein MTSYEPDPRRWKALAVSLTAGFMGLLDVSIVNVALPSIQRDLGASAGGIRWVVSGYALAFGLVLVTGGRLGDAFGRRKMFLGALAAFVATSALAGAAPNETTLVLARLAQGIAAGMLTPQNTGLIQDLFRGPERGRAFGVFGAVVGISTAVGPILGGVILAVFGDPDGWRWVFYVNVPIGVLAFGLALRLLPRSGKSELRLRSAIDFVGILLLAVAVLGVLLPVVESDNGGPARLWWMFVVALVFGAAFVRWEHSLVRRGRSPLLDTRLFTGTPGYATGAAVGALYFCGFAGIWLVFAMFFQQGLGYTPLQSGLSVTPFALGSAVAAAVAGRLVPRFGRKLTVTGLVLVALGLLVVALLAQLVPPASAGWAFAVPLVLAGVGGGMVISPNTTLTLECVPVRMAGVAGGALQTGQRIGTAIGTAVLASVFGAVVGTAGDYQVALTVALCCAAVLTCGALGLAVAELRARRHRAQLSGPDRAAREAETSAADVHRG